In Psychrobacter ciconiae, the following are encoded in one genomic region:
- a CDS encoding RNA pyrophosphohydrolase, with translation MIDADGFRANVGIILANTQGQVLWAKRLGHNAWQFPQGGIDHGETPMDAMYRELWEEVGLYPRHVELLAVTQDWLRYRLPKRYVRHGQYPLCIGQKQKWFLLRLDEPNAQHIRFDAAKPEFDHWQWVSYWYPLGQVIHFKRGVYRRALQELARELPLKKELILPKQDNHLLMG, from the coding sequence ATGATAGATGCAGACGGCTTTCGCGCCAATGTCGGCATCATCTTGGCAAATACACAAGGACAAGTTCTGTGGGCAAAACGTCTTGGTCACAACGCTTGGCAGTTTCCGCAAGGTGGCATCGACCACGGGGAGACGCCGATGGATGCGATGTATCGCGAGCTTTGGGAAGAGGTGGGACTATATCCGCGTCACGTGGAGCTTTTGGCGGTCACTCAAGACTGGCTGCGCTATCGCCTTCCCAAACGCTACGTTCGCCACGGGCAATATCCTTTGTGTATTGGGCAAAAACAAAAATGGTTTTTGCTGCGCCTTGATGAGCCAAACGCTCAGCACATCCGCTTTGATGCGGCAAAGCCTGAGTTTGACCACTGGCAATGGGTCAGTTATTGGTACCCACTGGGTCAAGTTATTCATTTTAAACGTGGGGTGTACCGTAGGGCTTTGCAAGAACTTGCCCGCGAGCTCCCCTTAAAAAAGGAGCTGATACTGCCAAAGCAAGACAACCATTTATTGATGGGCTAA
- a CDS encoding NRDE family protein, with product MCIAAIAWQLFDELPLVLLSNRDEFFERPTTPLHAWFDKPIVAGRDDKSGGTWLGIHQDKNGTQNGRWAAVLNFRDGVQANKFQRSRGDLVSDFLQSELSPMAFARGINLTDFAGFNLIIGDSRQAVMVNNRGYPPTPLHSGLHVISNGQIDDAWFKTERLRGRIRQELLPVIAESFSEMAITNNPKNTWQDIAFNLLSDATTAPANKLSDTGIDKTMEAALSSVFIEPTTFNFDNKLLSYGTRSQSLLTLELKNGQPKAELISKELN from the coding sequence ATGTGTATTGCCGCCATTGCTTGGCAGTTATTTGACGAGTTGCCACTGGTGCTATTGTCCAACCGCGACGAGTTTTTTGAGCGACCCACCACGCCACTGCACGCGTGGTTTGACAAGCCCATTGTTGCCGGTCGCGATGACAAAAGCGGCGGCACTTGGCTTGGCATTCATCAAGACAAAAATGGCACTCAAAACGGTCGCTGGGCTGCCGTGCTTAACTTTCGCGATGGCGTGCAAGCAAATAAGTTTCAGCGCTCGCGCGGCGATTTGGTCAGCGATTTTTTGCAAAGTGAGTTAAGTCCGATGGCGTTTGCGCGAGGCATTAATTTGACCGATTTTGCAGGATTTAACTTAATTATCGGCGATAGCAGACAAGCGGTGATGGTCAACAATCGCGGTTATCCGCCGACGCCGCTGCATTCAGGGCTTCATGTCATCTCTAACGGTCAAATCGATGACGCTTGGTTTAAAACCGAGCGCCTTCGTGGTCGAATCCGTCAAGAATTGCTGCCGGTGATTGCCGAAAGCTTTAGCGAAATGGCAATAACAAACAACCCAAAAAATACTTGGCAAGATATTGCCTTTAACCTTTTAAGCGATGCTACGACCGCGCCTGCTAATAAGCTGTCTGATACCGGAATTGATAAAACTATGGAGGCGGCGCTGTCGTCTGTTTTTATTGAGCCAACGACATTTAATTTTGACAATAAACTGCTGAGCTATGGCACGCGGTCGCAAAGCCTCTTAACGCTTGAGCTTAAAAACGGTCAGCCAAAAGCAGAATTAATCAGTAAAGAGCTTAATTAA
- the lgt gene encoding prolipoprotein diacylglyceryl transferase, protein MMIHPNYNPVALKLGSIEVHWYGLMYLLAFAAAYGLAWYRSSRRDGWSSEMVSDLVFYGALGVILGGRIGYVLFYQLGELLQNPAYLLKVWEGGMSFHGGFIGVMLAMVFFARKYKKAPFQVFDFIVPCVPTGLLFGRIGNYINGELWGRVSDGGYNWLTYFPQAVNFDYQLLEANPSLQSLMLDVNGNYLLPRHPSQLYEAFAEGLLLFLVLWWFSSKPQPRMAVSALFLLGYGLSRFIIEFFRQPDADQGFILFGWMTKGQILTAPMIVIGILMLIYAYKRGIYDWGKQAAY, encoded by the coding sequence ATGATGATTCATCCCAACTATAACCCTGTTGCCTTAAAACTGGGGTCAATTGAAGTCCACTGGTATGGGCTGATGTATTTGCTTGCCTTTGCTGCCGCTTATGGCTTGGCGTGGTATCGCAGTTCGCGCCGTGACGGCTGGTCGAGTGAGATGGTTTCCGACTTGGTATTTTATGGCGCGCTTGGGGTCATTTTGGGCGGTCGAATTGGCTATGTGCTGTTTTATCAGCTCGGCGAGCTGCTACAAAATCCGGCGTATTTGCTCAAGGTTTGGGAAGGCGGGATGTCCTTTCACGGCGGCTTTATCGGCGTGATGCTTGCCATGGTATTTTTTGCGCGAAAATACAAAAAAGCGCCGTTTCAGGTGTTTGATTTTATCGTGCCTTGTGTGCCAACCGGACTGCTTTTTGGGCGCATTGGCAACTATATCAACGGTGAGCTTTGGGGTCGGGTGTCAGACGGCGGTTACAACTGGCTGACTTATTTTCCGCAAGCGGTAAACTTTGATTATCAATTGCTTGAAGCCAACCCAAGCTTGCAAAGCTTAATGTTAGATGTCAACGGCAACTATTTATTGCCGCGCCATCCCTCACAGCTTTATGAAGCCTTTGCCGAAGGGCTGTTGTTATTTTTGGTGCTTTGGTGGTTTTCATCAAAGCCGCAACCTAGAATGGCGGTGTCGGCGCTGTTTTTACTGGGCTATGGCTTGTCACGATTTATCATCGAGTTTTTCCGGCAGCCGGACGCCGACCAAGGCTTTATTTTATTTGGCTGGATGACCAAAGGTCAGATTTTGACCGCGCCGATGATTGTGATTGGTATTTTGATGCTGATTTATGCTTATAAGCGCGGCATTTATGATTGGGGCAAGCAAGCGGCTTATTAA